In Nitrospirota bacterium, the following proteins share a genomic window:
- a CDS encoding PAS domain-containing protein — MKSNILIISGLIVVISVLIILNIFFQKSLQMEIAEQFNLQQSLLSKTIADNIKASINFMKEEVTEMAHELSEKKNATKDDYDSLIKEEFKHKLMISASIGIASSKGAILFLKGDEDQIKPIMPDIAKKAVDTKEGDGGILVTGNRVVALAPTYKNNQLDQVVFLSFSIADIGDRFFTTIKSHGKGYAWMIDKGGNLLYHPTQPGMVGRNLYRADTTCFKCHMNFDLEKRIIEGRAGDNIGRYISAFGEDKIIAYSDVDMSDISWIIAVSSPYSEVTSATKNSMKLYSYLIISIFMATSLVSAVLIIFNKKRIQAAETANRKEQLEKYAGELEKKVTIRTAELASEKEKLNTIVSAIGGGIVLLDKGRKIQWSNTMIRDIVGMEVVGRSWEEVCPDCPLSETYPGETIRTIVLSNLFGQKGRFYQITTAPVRGERGEIDGHIGLIQDVTEMKKMEDQIIHSEKLASIGRLAAGIAHEIGNPLTSIFSFVQILREMEEEAFKKESLDTMYFHIKRISDILKQLSGFSKMPAGEHKSGHVNEFIEASLNLIQYDKKAKDVTVVKELSTDLPEVIMDGNQLAQVIVNLTLNAIDAMPDGGTITIRSFTKNSDVIIQIQDTGIGISKEDVTKIFDPFYTTKEKGTGLGLAVSYDIIKKMNGTLSVESETGKGTVFTITMPYKDPAATS; from the coding sequence ATGAAAAGTAATATTCTTATCATCAGCGGTCTGATCGTAGTAATATCCGTTCTCATTATTCTTAACATCTTCTTTCAAAAATCCCTACAGATGGAAATCGCGGAACAGTTTAACCTGCAGCAGTCACTTCTGTCCAAAACAATAGCAGATAATATAAAAGCATCTATTAATTTCATGAAGGAAGAAGTGACCGAGATGGCCCACGAGCTGTCCGAGAAAAAAAACGCAACAAAAGATGATTACGATTCTCTGATAAAAGAGGAATTCAAGCATAAGCTTATGATCAGTGCCAGCATAGGTATTGCCTCATCCAAAGGGGCAATTCTTTTCCTGAAGGGTGATGAAGACCAGATAAAACCAATAATGCCGGATATTGCAAAAAAAGCCGTAGACACAAAAGAAGGGGATGGGGGAATACTGGTGACTGGCAACAGAGTTGTCGCTTTAGCCCCTACCTACAAAAATAATCAGCTCGATCAGGTAGTATTTCTTTCGTTTTCGATAGCCGATATCGGCGATCGTTTTTTCACAACCATCAAGTCACACGGCAAGGGATATGCGTGGATGATCGATAAGGGAGGGAATCTTCTATACCACCCGACGCAACCCGGGATGGTCGGCAGAAATCTCTATCGGGCCGATACGACCTGTTTTAAGTGCCATATGAACTTTGATCTCGAAAAGAGGATCATTGAAGGCAGGGCAGGCGACAACATCGGGAGGTATATCTCGGCATTCGGAGAAGACAAGATAATCGCCTATTCAGATGTTGATATGAGCGATATATCGTGGATAATCGCAGTGTCGTCGCCCTACTCTGAAGTGACCAGCGCTACCAAAAACAGCATGAAGCTTTATTCCTATCTCATCATATCAATTTTTATGGCAACAAGCCTGGTCTCCGCGGTCCTGATTATATTTAACAAAAAAAGGATACAGGCCGCAGAGACCGCGAACCGAAAAGAGCAGCTTGAAAAATACGCAGGTGAACTCGAAAAGAAGGTAACCATAAGAACAGCGGAACTTGCAAGCGAAAAAGAGAAGCTCAATACCATCGTGAGTGCGATCGGAGGCGGCATCGTACTCCTTGATAAAGGCCGGAAGATACAATGGTCTAACACAATGATACGGGATATCGTCGGCATGGAGGTGGTCGGCAGATCATGGGAAGAAGTATGCCCTGACTGCCCTCTGTCGGAAACATATCCTGGTGAAACTATCAGAACGATAGTTCTTTCAAACCTGTTCGGGCAGAAAGGCAGATTTTATCAAATTACCACTGCCCCTGTCAGAGGAGAACGCGGGGAAATAGACGGACATATCGGACTGATACAGGACGTAACCGAAATGAAAAAAATGGAGGATCAGATCATCCATTCGGAAAAACTGGCCTCCATAGGACGGCTTGCCGCAGGGATTGCTCACGAGATAGGCAACCCGCTCACCTCGATCTTCTCGTTCGTGCAGATTCTGAGGGAGATGGAAGAGGAGGCATTCAAGAAGGAAAGCCTCGACACCATGTATTTTCATATAAAGAGAATTTCGGACATACTGAAACAACTCTCTGGCTTTTCGAAGATGCCGGCCGGAGAGCACAAATCCGGTCATGTCAATGAATTCATCGAGGCCTCTCTTAATCTCATTCAGTATGACAAGAAGGCCAAAGATGTTACTGTCGTGAAGGAGCTGTCGACCGATCTGCCCGAAGTGATCATGGATGGCAATCAGCTTGCCCAGGTCATCGTGAACCTTACCCTTAACGCCATAGATGCGATGCCTGACGGTGGAACAATAACCATCAGAAGTTTCACGAAGAATAGCGATGTGATCATCCAGATTCAGGACACCGGGATAGGAATTTCGAAAGAAGATGTAACAAAGATTTTTGATCCGTTCTATACCACAAAAGAAAAAGGGACCGGTCTTGGCCTTGCAGTAAGTTATGATATAATAAAAAAGATGAACGGGACGCTGAGCGTCGAAAGCGAGACAGGCAAAGGGACGGTATTTACGATTACCATGCCCTACAAAGATCCTGCGGCAACCTCTTAG
- a CDS encoding sigma-54-dependent Fis family transcriptional regulator, which produces MKAKILIADDEPDICRALEFLLKRDGYEVSTVNSGEDAVRKFKEDTFDVIISDLKMGKMDGMAVLEKAKELSPETAVIIMTAFASIESAIDAMKKGAIDYIVKPFLNEEIKMTLKKILDQKKILIENAALKQQVSQHMACRDFVANSESMIRIIETLEKVIPTKSNIFLLGESGTGKGLIAELIHCNSPRRDKPFISINCSAVPEGLLESELFGYKKGAFTGANSDKLGLITLAHQGTFFLDEIGDMPPNLQAKLLKVLETGEVFPLGDTKPKIADIRLVSATNVDIESRLKDGRFREDLYWRLNVIEIQIPPLRDRKDDIEMLSKHFIGKYASEHNKKILGIDKGALSLLIDYQWPGNVRELRNVLERAVVLADGEYLVSDNLPAKLRKTDEHRETSTLRAYLGDYEKNLLLKIYDIHNQNKENTAKALGIDLATLYRKFKKHGIDTE; this is translated from the coding sequence ATGAAAGCAAAGATACTTATCGCTGACGACGAACCAGATATATGCAGGGCTCTTGAATTCCTGCTGAAGAGGGACGGGTACGAGGTAAGCACGGTCAACAGCGGAGAAGATGCGGTCAGAAAATTCAAAGAAGATACCTTTGACGTTATTATTTCTGATCTTAAAATGGGAAAGATGGACGGGATGGCCGTACTCGAAAAGGCGAAGGAACTCAGCCCTGAGACCGCGGTGATAATAATGACGGCCTTTGCCTCTATCGAATCTGCTATTGATGCGATGAAGAAGGGCGCAATAGATTATATCGTCAAGCCATTCCTTAATGAAGAAATAAAGATGACGCTGAAAAAGATACTCGATCAGAAAAAGATCCTGATCGAGAATGCAGCACTTAAGCAGCAGGTAAGTCAGCATATGGCATGCAGGGATTTTGTAGCAAACTCGGAGTCTATGATCAGAATTATCGAGACCCTCGAAAAAGTGATCCCCACAAAGAGCAATATATTCCTGCTTGGTGAAAGCGGCACAGGGAAGGGACTGATCGCAGAGCTCATTCACTGCAACAGCCCTCGCAGAGATAAACCGTTCATATCGATCAACTGTTCCGCCGTCCCCGAAGGACTTCTTGAGTCCGAGCTGTTCGGTTATAAAAAAGGGGCCTTCACCGGAGCAAACTCGGACAAGCTCGGACTTATTACGCTTGCGCATCAGGGGACGTTTTTCCTTGATGAAATAGGTGACATGCCGCCAAACCTTCAGGCAAAACTCCTGAAGGTCCTTGAAACCGGAGAAGTGTTTCCTCTCGGCGATACAAAACCGAAGATAGCAGATATCAGGCTCGTCTCCGCAACCAATGTGGATATCGAGAGCAGACTTAAGGACGGCAGGTTCAGGGAAGACCTCTATTGGAGGCTTAATGTCATAGAAATCCAGATACCACCACTCAGAGACAGAAAAGACGATATTGAGATGCTCTCAAAACATTTTATCGGCAAGTATGCGTCAGAACATAACAAAAAGATCCTGGGAATTGATAAAGGGGCTCTTTCGCTCCTGATCGATTATCAATGGCCAGGCAATGTACGAGAGCTCAGGAACGTATTGGAGCGGGCGGTAGTCCTTGCTGATGGTGAGTATCTCGTTTCGGATAATCTGCCCGCCAAACTGAGAAAAACAGATGAGCATAGGGAGACTTCCACCCTCAGGGCATATCTGGGTGATTATGAGAAGAACCTGCTGCTGAAGATATATGACATCCATAACCAGAATAAAGAAAATACGGCAAAAGCCCTCGGCATCGATCTCGCAACCCTCTACCGGAAATTCAAGAAGCACGGTATCGATACCGAGTGA
- a CDS encoding cytochrome c3 family protein translates to MRWPIVVLIMFSLVLGCSHKQEKAKTENEQDKVISRDEAVGNLPCFKCHSYQTFSSVPKKGIFSHQIHINTGFHCNQCHDFQGHEHITINRNTCNTCHNIKEMVFKKSSMPSKFNHEAHAGKAGCRECHPKVFVMKTGTATITMKDIYAGAYCGQCHNGKKAFSSSECTKCHAMREFNKDLTYKVEGLGNVIFSHAFHTSAFTCDDCHPKHFGMKKTSGKMTMDKINEGKFCGACHNGTIASPAADCAKCHK, encoded by the coding sequence ATGAGATGGCCAATTGTTGTTCTTATTATGTTCTCGCTTGTTCTTGGGTGCTCGCATAAGCAGGAAAAAGCGAAGACCGAGAACGAACAGGACAAGGTGATTTCAAGAGATGAGGCTGTTGGCAACCTGCCATGCTTTAAGTGTCATTCATATCAAACATTTTCTTCTGTTCCCAAAAAAGGGATCTTCTCTCATCAGATACATATTAATACGGGATTCCACTGCAATCAGTGCCACGATTTTCAGGGCCATGAACATATCACCATCAACAGAAATACCTGCAATACCTGCCACAATATAAAGGAGATGGTATTTAAGAAATCAAGCATGCCCTCGAAATTCAATCATGAAGCACATGCCGGGAAGGCCGGGTGCCGGGAGTGCCATCCGAAGGTTTTTGTTATGAAGACCGGAACCGCGACCATAACCATGAAAGACATTTATGCGGGCGCTTACTGCGGACAGTGTCATAATGGCAAAAAGGCATTTTCCTCCTCCGAATGCACAAAATGTCACGCTATGCGGGAATTTAACAAAGATCTTACCTATAAGGTTGAGGGCCTGGGCAACGTGATCTTCAGCCATGCGTTCCACACATCCGCATTTACCTGCGATGACTGCCATCCAAAGCATTTCGGCATGAAGAAGACATCGGGCAAGATGACTATGGACAAGATCAACGAGGGGAAATTCTGCGGTGCATGTCATAACGGCACTATCGCATCACCTGCTGCGGACTGCGCAAAATGTCATAAGTAG